A stretch of the Microtus ochrogaster isolate Prairie Vole_2 chromosome X, MicOch1.0, whole genome shotgun sequence genome encodes the following:
- the LOC102000172 gene encoding synaptonemal complex protein 3-like produces the protein MKQVWNSREDAVAKLNEESAQAFTNLFQQWDLDFQKVQETYVKLMNDFQQEEKAFQQCRLVQSKRLKTIKQIHEQFIKNLEDVEKKNDCLLVDIHNELKEEMNKLRKKIMKESHQQEMVTLEQAFQSMMHPKGHGSGASEQS, from the exons GGCAAAGCTTAACGAAGAGTCTGCTCAGGCATTTACAAATCTGTTTCAGCAATGGGATTTGGATTTTCAGAAAGTGCAGGAAACATATGTAAAACTAATG AATGATTttcaacaggaagaaaaggcTTTTCAACAGTGTAGACTCGTTCAGAGCAAGAGActgaaaacaattaaacaaatacacGAGCAGTTCATAAAG aatttgGAGGATGTGGAGAAGAAGAACGACTGTCTGCTTGTGGATATACACAAtgaacttaaagaagaaatgaacaagctgcgaaaaaaaattatgaaagaatCT CATCAGCAAGAGATGGTTACCCTTGAACAGGCTTTTCAGTCCATGATGCATCCTAAGGGACACGGTTCAGGTGCCAGCGAACAGTCATAG